A genomic window from Bubalus bubalis isolate 160015118507 breed Murrah chromosome X, NDDB_SH_1, whole genome shotgun sequence includes:
- the LOC102408630 gene encoding LOW QUALITY PROTEIN: alpha-1,3-mannosyl-glycoprotein 4-beta-N-acetylglucosaminyltransferase B-like (The sequence of the model RefSeq protein was modified relative to this genomic sequence to represent the inferred CDS: inserted 1 base in 1 codon; substituted 1 base at 1 genomic stop codon) codes for MRLRNGAFLTLLLFCLCAFFSLSWYAALRGQKGDVVDVYQREFLALHDRLHAAEQESLKRSKELNLVLDEIKRAMSERQALRDGDXHRTWGRLPEHLRLKPWNVSHKHVLHLPTVFHHLPHLLAKESSLQLAVRVGQGRTGVSVVMGIPSVRREVHSYLTDTLHSLILELSPQEKEDSVIVVLIAETDPQYTSLVTENIKALFPTEIHSGLLEVISPSPHFYPDFSRLRESFGDPKERVRWRTKXNLDYCFLMMYAQSKGIYYVQLEDDIIAKPNYLSTMKNFALQQPSEDWMILEFSQLGFIGKMFKSLDLSVIVEFILMFYRDKPIDWLLDHILWVKVCNPEKDEKHCDRQKANLRIRFKPSLFQHVGTHSSLAGKIQKLKDKDFGKHALRMEHVNPPAEVSTSLKTYQHFTLEKAYLHEDFFWAFTPSAGDFIRFCFFQPLQLERFFFRSGNIEHPEDKLFNTSVEVLPFDNPQSDKEALQEGHLVTLQYPLSPCSIQ; via the exons ATGAGGCTCCGCAATGGCGCCTTCCTGACGCTGCTGCTCTTCTGCCTGTGCGCCTTCTTCTCGCTCTCCTGGTACGCGGCGCTCAGAGGCCAGAAAGGTGATGTGGTGGACGTCTACCAGCGGGAGTTCCTGGCCCTGCATGACCGCTTGCATGCAGCCGAGCAGGAGAGCCTCAAGCGCTCcaaggagctcaacctggtgctggATGAGATCAAGAGGGCCATGTCCGAGAGACAGGCGCTGCGAGATGGAG AGCATCGCACCTGGGGCCGCCTACCTGAGCATCTGCGCCTGAAGCCGTGGAACGTCTCGCACAAGCACGTGCTGCACCTTCCCACTGTCTTCCACCACCTGCCACACCTGCTGGCCAAGGAAAGCAGCCTGCAGCTGGCCGTGCGCGTGGGCCAGGGCCGCACCGGAGTGTCGGTGGTGATGGGCATCCCCAGCGTGCGGCGTGAGGTGCACTCCTACCTGACTGACACGCTGCACTCACTCATCTTGGAGCTGAGCCCGCAGGAGAAGGAGGACTCGGTCATCGTGGTGCTGATTGCAGAGACTGACCCACAGTATACCTCGCTGGTGACAGAGAATATCAAGGCCTTGTTCCCTACGGAGATCCATTCTGGGCTCCTGGAAGtcatctccccttccccccactTCTACCCTGACTTCTCCCGCCTCCGAGAGTCCTTTGGGGACCCCAAGGAGAGAGTCAGGTGGAGGACCAAATAGAACCTTGATTACTGCTTCCTCATGATGTATGCACAGTCCAAAGGCATCTACTACGTGCAGCTGGAAGATGACATCATAGCCAAGCCCAACTACCTGAGCACCATGAAGAACTTTGCACTCCAGCAGCCCTCGGAAGACTGGATGATCCTGGAGTTCTCCCAGCTGGGTTTCATTGGGAAGATGTTCAAGTCGCTGGACCTGAGCGTCATTGTGGAGTTCATCCTTATGTTCTACCGGGACAAGCCCATTGACTGGCTCCTGGACCACATTCTTTGGGTGAAGGTCTGCAACCCTGAGAAGGATGAGAAGCACTGTGACCGGCAGAAGGCCAACCTGCGGATCCGCTTCAAGCCCTCCCTCTTCCAGCACGTGGGCACTCACTCCTCACTGGCGGGCAAGATCCAGAAACTGAAGGACAAGGACTTTGGGAAGCATGCGCTGCGGATGGAGCACGTGAACCCACCTGCAGAGGTGAGCACGAGCCTCAAGACGTACCAGCACTTCACCCTGGAGAAGGCCTACCTGCACGAGGATTTCTTCTGGGCCTTCACACCCTCTGCAGGGGACTTCATccgcttctgcttcttccagccgcTGCAACTGGAGCGGTTCTTCTTCCGTAGTGGCAACATCGAGCACCCAGAGGACAAGCTGTTCAACACGTCTGTGGAGGTGTTGCCCTTTGATAACCCCCAGTCAGACAAGGAGGCCCTGCAGGAGGGCCATTTGGTCACTCTGCAGTACCCTCTGAGCCCTTGCTCTatacagtaa